From a single Plasmodium yoelii strain 17X genome assembly, chromosome: 9 genomic region:
- a CDS encoding elongation factor 3 protein PFEF3-rl, with protein MKELLEDLFKIIELDEETESYLKERINDEKKKIVKNGVDYFYDLICPFSDKKLKKNVIAEIYKKHVNDVIKVTNENKNDNNNEKLTKSLNLKEYWEKNDVIGYYDPFLGIQEKQVNYNTSIPLSESIKINKEKQKQKEKQLSLFKEWVKNKIKIPSPVRVHNLLHCSDSNKSKTKIEKMNDIRIENFNLSIGQRNLLNDTTLKINVMNKYGLIGKNGIGKSTLLAKLARHEIENIKEDISIACIEQDLFLEDVTVLECVLMVDKIRHNLLKELEELELAKKQNDTKNSNDTKCDNLKDDTDEKIINIYEKLNSINYLEAEKEASKILCGLGFDSNLQKKKVNSLSGGMRMRLCLSRILFSNNDIILLDEPTNHLDIYTIQFLIDYIQKLNKTCIIVSHDRNFLNEVCTDIIHFHQKQLTYYSGNYDQFEKTRVEHLLQQQREHDSIELKKKHVQKFIDRFRYNSKRATLVQSRIKLLNKLPVVNLEKDETPFKFSFLEPFYVSSVLIRLRDVSFKNEMFKNLQIKKNANIIIADDFEDSNAKPIELSNDDENKKDTLTNNITGDYQFKHEFLFKNANFEVDMDSRIAICGVNGSGKTTLIKIILNLIDVFDGELYVSNKANIGYYSQYHVDSLNPVFNSIQQLQYNYSHKNIKEDEAIKYFNKFNIPTNILYEPIYVLSGGQKSKLALAILAYKNPNVLILDEPSNHLDIESVQALIVALSLYKGGIVLISHDTYLIKHVADEIYHINNITKEVVKIDYEFEKYTKLLLENKI; from the coding sequence ATGAAAGAACTTTTAGAAGACTTGTTTAAAATTATTGAACTTGATGAAGAAACAGAAAGTTATTTAAAGGAAAgaataaatgatgaaaaaaaaaaaattgtgaaaaatgGTGtagattatttttatgatttaatTTGTCCATTTtctgataaaaaattaaaaaaaaatgtaattgcagaaatttataaaaaacatgTAAATGATGTAATTAAAGTAactaatgaaaataaaaatgataacaataatgaaaaattaacaaaatctCTTAATCTAAAAGAATATtgggaaaaaaatgatgtgATAGGTTATTATGATCCATTTTTAGGAATCCAAGAAAAACAAGTTAATTATAATACTAGTATCCCACTAAGTGaaagtataaaaattaataaagagaaacaaaaacaaaaagaaaaGCAGTTAAGTTTATTTAAAGAATgggtaaaaaataaaataaaaattccaTCACCTGTAAGAGTACATAATTTATTACATTGTAGTGATTCTAACAAAAGTAAAAcgaaaattgaaaaaatgaatgaTATCAGAATTGAAAACTTTAATTTAAGTATCGGACAAAGGAACTTATTAAACGATActacattaaaaataaatgtaatgaATAAATATGGGCTTATCGGTAAAAATGGAATTGGGAAAAGTACATTATTAGCAAAATTAGCAAGACatgaaattgaaaatatCAAAGAAGATATTAGTATAGCATGTATTGAACAAGATTTATTTCTTGAAGATGTAACAGTTTTAGAATGTGTTTTAATGGTTGATAAAATACgacataatttattaaaagaacTTGAGGAACTTGAATTagcaaaaaaacaaaatgatacTAAAAATTCAAATGATACAAAATGTGATAATTTAAAGGATGATAcagatgaaaaaataataaatatttatgaaaaattaaatagtATTAATTATTTAGAAGCAGAAAAAGAGGCTAGTAAAATTTTATGTGGTCTTGGTTTTGACTCCAAccttcaaaaaaaaaaagtaaactCTCTAAGTGGAGGAATGAGAATGAGATTATGTTTAAGTCGTATTTTATTCAGTAACaatgatataatattattagatGAACCAACAAACCatttagatatatatacCATACAATTCTTGATAGATTACATTCAAAAGCTAAATAAAACATGTATTATAGTTTCACACGATAGAAATTTTTTAAACGAAGTTTGTACAGATATTattcattttcatcaaaaGCAATTAACATATTACTCAGGAAATTATGATCAATTTGAAAAAACAAGAGTAGAACATTTGTTACAACAACAAAGAGAACATGATTCAATTGAACTGAAGAAAAAGCATGTCCAAAAATTTATAGATCGATTTAGATATAATTCTAAAAGAGCAACATTGGTTCAAAGCAGAATAAAACTTTTAAATAAACTTCCAGTTgtaaatttagaaaaagatGAAACACCATTTAAGTTTTCTTTTTTAGAACCATTTTATGTATCAAGTGTGCTTATCAGATTAAGAGATGTTTCTTTTAAAAACGAAATgtttaaaaatttacaaataaaaaaaaatgcaaatattataatagcAGATGATTTTGAAGATTCAAATGCAAAACCGATAGAATTGTCAaatgatgatgaaaataaaaaggatactctaactaataatataactGGAGATTATCAATTTAAACATGAATTCTTATTTAAAAATGCAAACTTTGAAGTAGATATGGACTCGAGAATTGCAATATGTGGTGTTAATGGTAGTGGTAAAACAacattaattaaaattattttaaatttgatAGATGTTTTTGATGGAGAATTATATGTTAGTAATAAAGCGAATATAGGATACTATTCTCAATATCATGTTGATAGTTTAAATCCTGTTTTTAATTCTATTCAACAATTACAATATAATTATTcacacaaaaatataaaagaagatgaagctatcaaatattttaataaatttaatataccaacaaatatattatatgaaccCATTTATGTTTTATCTGGGGGACAAAAGAGTAAATTGGCATTAGCTATTTTAGCTTATAAAAATCCAAATGTATTGATTTTAGATGAACCGTCCAATCATCTTGATATTGAATCCGTACAAGCCCTAATTGTAGCATTGAGTTTGTATAAAGGTGGTATTGTTCTTATAAGTCACGATACATACTTGATCAAACATGTAGCTGATGAAATATACCATATAAACAATATTACAAAGGAGGTGGTTAAAATTGATTAtgaatttgaaaaatatactaaATTGTTacttgaaaataaaatttaa
- a CDS encoding circumsporozoite-related antigen, protein MKINIASIIFIIFSLCLVNDAYGKNKYGKNGKYGSQNVIKKHGEPVINVQDLISDMVRKEEEIVKLTKNKKSLRKINVALATALSVVSAILLGGAGLVMYNTEKGRRPFQIGKSKKGGSAMARDSSFPMNEESPLGFSPEEMEAVASKFRESMLKDGVPAPSNTPNVQN, encoded by the exons atgaaaatcaATATAGcttcaattatttttattatcttttctCTTTGCCTTGTTAATGATGCTTATGGAAAAAACAAGTATGGTAAAAATGGCAAATATGGCTCCCAAAATGTTATTAAGA AACACGGAGAACCCGTAATTAATGTACAAGACTTAATTAGCGACATGGTTAGGAAAGAAGAAGAAATTGTTAAATtgacaaaaaataaaaaatctttaagaaaaataaacgTAGCTCTTGCCACAGCATTAAGTGTTGTATCAGCAATATTACTTGGAGGTGCTGGATTAGTTATGTACAATACTGAAAAGGGAAGACGCCCATTTCAAATTGGCAAATCAAAAAAGGGAGGATCTGCAATGGCTCGAGACTCTTCCTTTCCAATGAATGAGGAATCACCCTTAGGTTTTTCACCCGAAGAAATGGAAGCAGTTGCTTCTAAGTTCAGAGAAAGTATGTTAAAAGATGGAGTGCCTGCACCATCTAACACCCCAAATGTTCAAAACTGA
- a CDS encoding WD repeat-containing protein, putative: MNINVKTFNTCFDNINLNLANLKNKNLKNGPDFSFFYEYAHDKTILSLSIDESGTYMATGSADHSIRIHNLKKLSTEKELYHKKCGHFDWVNKVFFTKRNEILSGGLDGKMCLWNTTYACKAPKINKIMNCSEYIEQEKKVKEVKFKASSNTITCKEIYAHHSTISDMKFNKQSEKCITSSYDKTLKIFDIKKFRELSIYKGSHSYPITSFLWLQDKIISADKNGTICVFDVETSQEILNAPNTHTGNVGALNYFYLYKNGCENINVPVMSDKYEVSDKSEMFDADKNESHPLESEDKYNKQILNKSEQKRERLWKEKNVNTINSDNLFYNNNNNNHLDLNDDKIPLIITGGQRDGVIKIRDFRIFHKYVSCKKIHTASINCIITYNLKNRTYIISCSADGYCYQFEIQGICSSLNNYLKKVYINEPILSAKYVGNHLILVGTAFGNLFLLNFSDCSKNELTKQAKQILNASNELNTDNNFHVIEKNNNQYKKTNDDILWGFGGCKKGGINCIECIYIYNSKNINPNEVEICNIIIGGDDGIPCLLSIPNSFI, encoded by the exons ATGAATATTAATGTAAAAACATTTAATACATGTTTTGATAACATAAACTTGAATTTAGcgaatttaaaaaacaaaaatttaaaaaatgggcctgatttttcctttttctaTGAATATGCGCATGATAAGACAATTCTTTCTCTTTCCATAGATGAAAGCG gAACCTATATGGCTACAGGAAGTGCTGACCACTCCATACGAATACACAAcctaaaaaaattgtcaACTGAAAAAGAActttatcataaaaaatgcGGTCATTTTGATTGGGTAAATAAagtattttttacaaaaaggAATGAAATTCTTTCGGGTGGATTAGATGGAAAAATGTGTTTATGGAATACCACATATGCATGCAAAGCtccaaaaataaataaaattatgaattgTTCAGAATATATAgaacaagaaaaaaaagttaaagaAGTAAAATTTAAAGCATCTAGTAATACAATTACATGTAAAGAAATATACGCACACCATTCAACAATTAGTGATATGAAATTTAATAAACAAAGCGAAAAATGTATTACTAGTAGTTATGataaaacattaaaaatttttgatataaaaaaatttcgTGAACTATCCATATATAAAGGTAGCCATTCATATCCAATAACTAGCTTTTTGTGGTTGcaagataaaattatatctGCTGATAAAAATGGTACTATATGTGTTTTTGATGTAGAAACTTCACAAGAAATTTTAAACGCCCCAAATACCCACACTGGTAATGTAGGTGCTttaaactatttttatttatataagaaCGGatgtgaaaatattaatgtcCCTGTTATGTCTGATAAATATGAAGTGTCTGATAAATCTGAAATGTTTGATgcagataaaaatgaatcaCATCCACTAGAAAGTGaagataaatataacaaaCAAATTTTGAATAAAAGTGAACAAAAAAGAGAAAGATTatggaaagaaaaaaatgtcaATACTATAAATTcagataatttattttataataataataataataatcatttAGATTTAAACGATGATAAAATTCCTTTAATAATAACAGGAGGACAACGAGATGGTGTAATCAAAATTAGAGATTTTCGAATTTTCCATAAATATGTTAGTtgcaaaaaaatacatacaGCTAGCATTAATTGTATtataacatataatttaaaaaatcgaACTTATATTATTTCATGTTCAGCTGATGGTTATTGCTATCAATTTGAAATTCAAGGAATATGTTCTAGTttgaataattatttaaaaaaggtATATATCAATGAACCTATATTGTCAGCAAAATATGTTGGGAatcatttaattttagtTGGAACAGCTTTTGGAAATTTATTTCTATTAAATTTTTCTGATTGctcaaaaaatgaattaacaAAACAAGCCaaacaaattttaaatgcaagtaatgaattaaatacagataataattttcatgtaattgaaaaaaacaataatcaatataaaaaaacaaatgatgATATATTATGGGGTTTTGGAGGCTGTAAAAAAGGAGGAATTAATTGTATAgaatgtatttatatatataattccaaaaatataaatccaAATGAAGTAGAAATTTGCAATATTATAATAGGTGGAGATGATGGTATTCCCTGTTTATTATCTATTCCGAATTCATTTATTTGA
- a CDS encoding tyrosine kinase-like protein, putative yields MNNKYYPIKETNVEKGVINVFKKKIEQKKQEYLRFNLPKGYQNKKLENVNNGTKNITMASHDNNKVGNIIENINANNNKKKIIYIETCDTHDKYVLNIDDEENQINNIDLDTKYKSDTLYKKGISYTEENCDESIHIPLQILSNRYDYNDVVQATNNFSEENKIAKGGNGIVYRGILKSCINVAIKVLKKNENNGFENELIIMSRYRHNNILSLLGYAMNTNYFYLIYEYVSLGDLRTLLFNHYYFYNSKNKENNDFNNLSNIKLNNYNNIPKNKYINSLNNYTKPSNLSENQPPLFLSFSTRINILVQIINVLCYLHTSSPIVYHRDLKSANILIDEKFNAKLGDFGLSFIYINNNNIFNLTGGTPGYADPYYISTHEINEQTEIYSFGALILEMLVSKSPAIHVGKNYSCIYAQNGKCPIYCHRDKNDNDDNVFDYLINHININDYKSIYSILDYSVNFPDFLVEKLTKLSFLCLNPNIKSRPSSKLVNLILLEIQKECDFFVKKQEFYMKKINNVNIYFDEYERESYNNSIINDWDEKDAEKKQQKKKNTHTIDTTIYKNENKTNIDYQRKIKNYNNYIKQIKEINYNSINQLFLNFVNSIFGNTRIYNLNKNMYKFFFSENVQKIKDIQKIVTNYNDINNTTIFNNTSSYNYIYFKYNTINNLTNIRDVYFDKLYGDMFNKNYIFNSFSFNLMNCYFLKFIHDCLKNNTLNYSNNNLILKNEFNKNMVAKIGKTHVSGNLHNYNKYNDKFYNLNFVDNYEEKDKQYMNNNICLEKKIEKKIEKINMPMKCLSNNVVNIKGEINITKNKYSNNISNCFIPQDQNYIFKTSKKNNENLYIHHNVPENVTPNILFNLSPIKNENNSGTSSYDHNYQRRNMVSSRKCGNSINIKNDSQNVNGCTNSCNHEGIMNKTPIVNKYDRNYEDRNCEGRNYEDRNCEGRNYEDRNCEGRNYEDRNCEGRNYEDRNCEDRNCDHKSNNSNLFFNNNLNHEENKKEKTESSDASNNISCINNYDHLTCLYNIHHIQEEKNIPKKLASNKWSLKRNCRDNTPKMIFNIQGNNENLKDTCISNKKKIMRIDLSSNNEKITVTHKYNTPTKKKENNNTKYTNLIKFGNENNNNNLNENSGYNQEKESFFFSKNHNIFKKESGNGLPEKTPSPIMMNIKHNNIVYVSNLLNYINFEKNKYTFDSNTFSWFNSHIFEMVIGENKIISDITFLDILYEFNIFDFKKLNIPIYEDEKKYILRGKWSNPENGLKGGLKDGLGNGLENGLGNDLKNGLENDLKNGLENDLKNGLTCVNLQKNFFFEIAVHHDNIKNAHTIFLLKSNQSKECINNENGVIKKKIWISDYIGRRNEFIEKILKKSISNILYECISRKHCLFLLEVQMKTLNKPTCYDNKVMENFYYYYFEYNIKVVCNSENCIFSNNYILYKNNTYSYSLPNNILSLLVFSEDKVMNKISHYKNSLATTQRVHFPLYPFFVNINFYNEK; encoded by the exons ATGaacaataaatattatcCCATAAAAGAGACTAATGTTGAAAAGGGGGTAATaaatgtatttaaaaaaaaaatcgaacaaaaaaaacaagaaTATTTGAGGTTTAATTTACCAAAAggttatcaaaataaaaagctagaaaatgtgaataatggaacaaaaaatattaccaTGGCTAGccatgataataataaagttggtaatataatcgaaaatataaatgcaaataataataaaaaaaaaattatatatatagaaacaTGTGACACACAcgataaatatgtattaaatatagatgatgaagaaaatcaaataaataacataGATTTGGacacaaaatataaatctgATACTCTTTACAAAAAGGGAATATCATATACTGAAGAAAATTGTGATGAATCGATTCATATACCATtacaaatattatcaaatcgATATGATTATAATGATGTTGTTCAAGCaactaataatttttctgaagaaaataaaatagctaAAGGAGGAAATGGAATAGTATATAGAGGAATATTAAAAAGTTGCATTAATGTAGCTATTAaggttttaaaaaaaaatgaaaataatggaTTTGAAAATGAACTAATAATTATGAGCAGATATAGAcacaataatattttatcattattaggTTATGCTATgaatacaaattatttttatttaatttatgaaTATGTGAGTTTAGGAGATTTAAGAACACTTTTatttaatcattattatttttataattcaaaaaataaagaaaataatgattttaataatttatcaaatattaaattaaataattataataatattccaaagaataaatatataaattccttaaataattatacaaaaCCCTCTAATTTATCTGAAAATCAACCACCACTTTTTCTATCTTTTAGTACcagaataaatatattagtacaaattataaatgtgCTTTGCTATTTACACACATCCTCTCCAATAGTATATCACAGAGACTTAAAATCAGCCAACATTTTGATCgatgaaaaatttaatgCCAAATTAGGTGATTTTGGCCTCTCttttatttacataaataataataacatttttaatttaactGGTG GCACGCCTGGGTATGCTGACCCATACTATATATCAACCcatgaaataaatgaacaGACAGAAATATACTCCTTTGGAGCATTAATATTAGAAATGTTAGTATCTAAATCACCAGCTATACATGTAGGAAAAAATTATAGTTGTATTTATGCTCAAAACGGAAAATGCCCAATATATTGTCATagagataaaaatgataatgatgataacgTATTTGACTACTTAAttaatcatataaatataaatgattataaatCTATTTATTCAATTTTAGATTATAGTGTTAATTTTCCAGATTTTTTAGTTGagaaattaacaaaattatcTTTTTTGTGTTTGAatccaaatataaaaagtcgACCTTCATCAAAATTagtaaatttaatattattggaaatacaaaaagaatgtgatttttttgtaaaaaaacaagaattttatatgaaaaaaattaataatgtaaatatatattttgatgaATATGAAAGAgaatcatataataattcgATTATTAATGATTGGGATGAAAAAGATgcagaaaaaaaacaacagaaaaaaaaaaatacacacaCTATTGATACtacaatatataaaaatgaaaataaaacaaatatagattatcaaagaaaaattaaaaattataataattatattaaacaaattaaagaaataaattataatagtaTAAATCAACtttttcttaattttgttaattcaATATTTGGAAATACAcgaatttataatttaaataaaaatatgtacaaattttttttttcagaaaaTGTTCAGAAAATTAAAGACATACAAAAAATAGTTActaattataatgatataaataatacaactatatttaataatacaagttcatataattatatatattttaaatataatactattaataatttaacaaatataagggatgtatattttgataaattatatggagatatgtttaataaaaattatatttttaattcattttcatttaatttaatgAATTGTTATTTTCTTAAATTTATTCATGATTgtctaaaaaataataccctgaattattcaaataacaatttaatattaaaaaatgaatttaataaaaatatggttGCAAAGATTGGAAAAACTCATGTTAGTGGAAATttacataattataataaatacaatGACAAATTTTATAACCTTAATTTTGTTGACAATTATGAGGAAAAAGATAAGCAATATATGaacaataatatatgcttggaaaaaaaaatcgaaaaaaaaatcgaaaaaataaatatgccTATGAAATGTCTTAGTAATAATGTTGTAAATATAAAAGGAGAAATTAATATaacgaaaaataaatatagcaATAATATATCTAATTGTTTTATACCTCAAgatcaaaattatatttttaaaacatcaaaaaaaaataatgaaaatttatatattcatcataATGTTCCTGAAAATGTAACgccaaatatattatttaatttgtctccaataaaaaatgagaataaTAGTGGTACATCTAGTTATGATCATAATTATCAAAGAAGAAATATGGTTTCTTCGAGAAAATGTGGTAattctataaatataaaaaatgattctCAAAATGTTAATGGATGTACTAACAGTTGTAATCATGAAGGAATTATGAATAAAACCCCaattgttaataaatatgatagaAATTATGAAGATCGAAATTGTGAAGGTAGAAATTATGAAGATCGAAATTGTGAAGGTAGAAATTATGAAGATCGAAATTGTGAAGGTAGAAATTATGAAGATCGAAATTGTGAAGGTAGAAATTATGAAGATCGAAATTGTGAAGATCGAAATTGTGATCATAAAAGTAATAActcaaatttattttttaataataatttaaatcatgaagaaaataaaaaagaaaaaactgAGAGTAGCGATGCCAGCAATAATATTTCATGTATTAACAATTACGACCATTTAACATgcttatataatattcatcatatacaagaagaaaaaaatattccaaaAAAATTAGCATCAAATAAATGGTCATTGAAAAGAAATTGCAGAGATAATACTCCTAAAATGATTTTTAATATACAAGGAAATAATGAAAACTTAAAAGATACATGTataagtaataaaaaaaaaataatgagaaTAGATTTATCTtctaataatgaaaaaataacagTAACACACAAATATAACACACCaacaaagaaaaaagaaaacaacAATACAAAATATACTAATCTTATAAAATTcggaaatgaaaataataataataatcttAATGAAAATAGTGGATATAATCAAGAAAAggaaagtttttttttttcaaagaatcataatatttttaaaaaagaaagtGGTAATGGTTTGCCTGAAAAAACACCATCACCAATAATgatgaatataaaacataataatattgtatatgtatcaaatttattaaattatattaattttgaaaaaaataaatatacttttGATTCTAATACATTTTCATGGTTTAATAGTCATATATTTGAAATGGTAATtggtgaaaataaaattatctcAGACATAACTTTTTTAGATATTTTATAcgaatttaatatttttgattttaaaaaattaaatataccTATTTATGAAGatgaaaagaaatatattttaagaggAAAATGGTCCAACCCCGAAAATGGTTTAAAAGGTGGTTTAAAAGATGGATTGGGAAATGGTTTGGAAAATGGTTTGGGAAATGACTTAAAAAATGGTTTGGAAAATGACTTAAAAAATGGTTTGGAAAATGACTTAAAAAATGGTTTAACTTGTgttaatttacaaaaaaactttttttttgaaatagcAGTACAtcatgataatataaaaaatgcacaCACCATTTTTTTACTAAAATCTAATCAATCAAAAGaatgtataaataatgaaaatggtgttattaaaaaaaaaatatggatttcAGATTATATTGGTAGAAGAAATGaatttatagaaaaaatcCTCAAAAAATCaatttcaaatattttatatgaatgtATAAGTAGAAAACATTGTCTCTTCTTATTAGAAGTACAAATGAAAACTTTAAATAAACCAACATGTTATGATAATAAGGTTAtggaaaatttttattattattattttgaatataataTCAAAGTTGTATGTAATAGtgaaaattgtatattttcaaataattatatactctataaaaataatacatattctTATAGTTTACCGaacaatatattatcattacttGTATTTTCTGAAGATAAGGTTATGAATAAAATATCCCATTACAAAAATTCATTAGCTACAACACAAAGGGTTCATTTTCCTTTGTATccattttttgtaaatattaatttttacaaCGAAAAGTAA